In a genomic window of Mycolicibacterium neoaurum VKM Ac-1815D:
- a CDS encoding aldehyde dehydrogenase family protein, with protein sequence MTATADRSDVSTILNPATGAVAGQVRWTNPADVPQIAAGLREAQQGWEARGAKGRAKVLARYAVWLDEHRDEIERLLIAETGKSTTDAVQEVLLISIILSYYIKTVEKAMAPDPRPAPLPFLSVKKIAVHYRPRAVVGIIAPWNYPVANALMDAVGALAAGCAVLLKPSERTPLTAEVLLRGWIDCGAPEVLALAQGAREVAEAVIDSSDYIQFTGSSATGVKVMERAARRLTPVSLELGGKDPMIVLDDADIPLAANAAVWGAMFNAGQTCVSVERVYVMDTVYDQFVAAVVKAVENLKMGAGAGFDFGALIDESQVAVTARHVDDALAKGAKALTGGKRPEGKGSFYPPTVLVDVDHSMLCMSEETFGPTLPIMKVSSVGEAVRLANDSPYGLSASVFSKDVERAKDVAVQLECGAVNVNDVISNLMLPTAPMGGWKTSGIGARFGGLDGVRKFCRQETVVVPRTAAGAGSNYYNHTVKALARGNKLMTKFAQIRPRREAK encoded by the coding sequence ATGACTGCAACAGCAGACCGTTCCGACGTGTCGACCATCCTGAATCCAGCAACCGGTGCGGTCGCAGGCCAGGTGCGCTGGACCAATCCTGCCGACGTACCCCAGATCGCCGCCGGCCTGCGCGAAGCCCAGCAGGGCTGGGAGGCGCGCGGCGCCAAGGGCCGGGCCAAGGTCCTGGCCCGCTACGCCGTATGGCTCGACGAGCATCGTGACGAGATCGAGCGACTGCTGATCGCCGAGACCGGCAAATCGACCACCGATGCCGTCCAGGAAGTGCTGTTGATCAGCATCATCCTGTCCTACTACATCAAGACGGTGGAGAAGGCGATGGCGCCCGATCCCCGTCCCGCGCCGCTGCCCTTCCTGTCGGTCAAGAAGATCGCCGTCCACTACCGGCCCCGGGCTGTCGTGGGCATCATCGCGCCGTGGAACTACCCGGTCGCCAACGCCCTGATGGACGCCGTGGGCGCGCTGGCCGCCGGTTGCGCGGTGCTACTCAAGCCCTCCGAGCGCACGCCGTTGACCGCCGAGGTGCTGCTGCGCGGCTGGATCGACTGCGGCGCCCCCGAGGTGCTGGCACTGGCCCAGGGCGCACGCGAGGTTGCCGAGGCGGTCATCGACTCCTCCGATTACATCCAGTTCACCGGATCGAGCGCCACCGGCGTCAAGGTGATGGAGCGGGCCGCCCGCCGGCTCACCCCGGTCAGCCTGGAACTCGGCGGCAAAGACCCGATGATCGTCCTCGATGATGCCGATATCCCGCTGGCGGCCAACGCCGCGGTGTGGGGGGCGATGTTCAACGCCGGGCAGACCTGCGTCTCGGTGGAGCGGGTGTACGTCATGGACACGGTCTACGACCAGTTCGTCGCGGCGGTCGTCAAGGCCGTGGAGAACCTGAAGATGGGTGCGGGTGCCGGATTCGACTTCGGTGCCCTGATCGACGAGTCGCAGGTCGCCGTCACCGCGCGCCACGTCGACGATGCGCTGGCCAAGGGTGCCAAGGCGCTCACCGGCGGCAAGCGCCCCGAGGGCAAGGGCAGCTTCTACCCGCCGACGGTGCTCGTCGACGTCGACCATTCGATGCTGTGTATGTCCGAGGAAACCTTCGGGCCGACGCTGCCGATCATGAAGGTGTCCTCGGTCGGCGAGGCGGTCCGGCTGGCCAACGACAGCCCCTACGGCCTGAGCGCCTCGGTCTTCTCCAAGGATGTCGAGCGGGCCAAGGATGTCGCCGTCCAGCTGGAGTGCGGTGCGGTCAACGTCAACGACGTGATCTCCAATCTGATGTTGCCGACCGCCCCGATGGGCGGCTGGAAGACCTCGGGCATCGGCGCGCGGTTCGGCGGTCTCGACGGGGTGCGCAAGTTCTGCCGTCAGGAGACGGTCGTCGTGCCGCGCACCGCGGCGGGGGCGGGTAGCAACTACTACAACCACACCGTCAAGGCGCTGGCCCGCGGCAACAAGCTGATGACCAAGTTCGCCCAGATCCGTCCACGCCGCGAAGCCAAGTAA
- the ppk2 gene encoding polyphosphate kinase 2, with protein sequence MTLDAAGYAVRDDDDDDPELVLLPSGDVVDTWRENYPYDERMNRAEYEEQKRLLQIELLKLQKWSQANGLRHVIVFEGRDAAGKGGTIKRFMEHLNPRGARVVALEKPTEKERTQWYFQRYVQHLPAAGEIVLFDRSWYNRAGVERVMGYCTPKQHAEFIRQTPLFEQMLVNDGISLTKLWFSVTQNEQRTRFTIRQVDPVRQWKLSPTDLASLDKWGDYTAAKEDMFSWTDTETAPWTVVKSNDKKRARINAMRHVLSKFDYDNKDYEVVGRPDPLIVGRALSD encoded by the coding sequence GTGACTCTGGATGCCGCCGGCTACGCCGTCCGCGACGATGACGACGACGACCCCGAACTGGTGCTGCTGCCCAGCGGAGACGTCGTCGACACCTGGCGGGAGAACTATCCCTACGACGAGCGGATGAACCGCGCCGAGTACGAGGAGCAGAAGCGGCTGCTGCAGATCGAACTGCTCAAGCTGCAGAAGTGGAGCCAGGCCAACGGCCTGCGGCACGTCATCGTCTTCGAGGGCCGCGACGCCGCAGGCAAGGGTGGCACCATCAAGCGGTTCATGGAACATCTGAATCCGCGCGGTGCCCGGGTGGTCGCCCTGGAGAAACCCACCGAGAAGGAACGCACCCAGTGGTACTTCCAGCGTTATGTCCAGCATCTTCCCGCCGCCGGTGAGATCGTGCTCTTCGACCGGTCGTGGTACAACCGGGCCGGCGTCGAACGGGTGATGGGCTACTGCACACCCAAGCAGCACGCAGAGTTCATCCGGCAGACCCCGCTGTTCGAGCAGATGCTGGTCAACGACGGCATCAGCCTGACCAAGCTGTGGTTCTCGGTGACCCAGAACGAGCAGCGGACCCGGTTCACCATCCGCCAGGTGGACCCGGTCCGGCAGTGGAAGCTCTCACCGACCGATCTGGCATCGCTGGACAAATGGGGCGACTACACCGCGGCCAAGGAGGACATGTTCTCCTGGACGGACACCGAGACCGCACCGTGGACCGTGGTGAAAAGTAACGACAAGAAACGCGCGCGGATCAACGCGATGCGCCATGTGCT